The following coding sequences are from one Lolium rigidum isolate FL_2022 chromosome 6, APGP_CSIRO_Lrig_0.1, whole genome shotgun sequence window:
- the LOC124665701 gene encoding translation initiation factor IF-2-like isoform X1, whose translation MAWRMLRRKDVQAGLVKLAFRTDHGGTKHFSSANLGKLTQVVHSSRLQGAANCTIFQHYTIRNFHAGVYMLAWSRKKEDVVGLKSPKKEKRVKREPRTQAPVEAPYVAPKPKITVKSSPDKTVEIFDGMTLHDLSKRSGASISALQNILADLGERVESEFDTISIDLAELVAMEIGVNIRRMHTGEGVAEPRPAVVTVMGHVDHGKTSLLDSLRQTSVAAKEAGGITQHIGAFVVEMQSGASITFLDTPGHAAFSAMRARGAAVTDIVVLVVAADDGVMPQTLEAISHAKVANVPIVVAINKCDKSGADPERVRIQLGSEGLLLEDMGGDVQVVEISALSKLGLDKLEEALFLQADMMDLKARTDGPAQAFVVEARVDRGRGPLATAIVKSGTLVSGQYIVVGAEWGRIRSLRDTAGKVTESAKPAMPIEIEGLRGLPMAGDDVVVVDSEERARMLSQGRKKKQEKDRLQKIDEDMTEEAEIADETPERVEMPIIVKADVQGSVQAVTDALRSLNSPQVFVNIVHVGVGPVSEHDIDLAQACRAYIVGFNVRNPPSAITQGATQANIKILLHKVIYHLLEEMGRLIVEKAPGTAETQISGEAEVLNIFELKGRSKSKGPDIKIAGCRITDGHFSRSGTMRLLRSGDVVFEGPCASLKREKQDADTLDKGDCGLVIEDCDDFQVGDTIQCLEQVMRKPKFISTQSGAVRIEC comes from the exons ATGGCCTGGCGGATGCTGCGAAGAAAG GATGTCCAAGCAGGCCTGGTGAAGTTGGCATTCCGAACAGATCACGGCGGAACGAAGCATTTCTCCAGCGCAAATTTGGGGAAGCTGACGC AGGTTGTCCATAGCAGTAGACTCCAGGGTGCTGCCAATTGTACGATATTCCAACACTACACTATCAG GAATTTTCATGCAGGTGTGTATATGCTAGCATGGAGCCGGAAAAAGGAGGATGTTGTAGGGTTAAAATCACCAAAAAAGGAGAAGCGGGTGAAGAGAGAACCTAGGACTCAAGCTCCTGTAGAAGCGCCATATGTTGCACCAAAACCGAAGATTACCGTTAAATCATCACCAGATAAAACTGTTGAAATTTTTGATGGGATGACATTGCATGACCTATCTAAACGATCCGGTGCATCTATTAGTGCACTTCAAAACATACTTGCAGATCTTGGTGAAAGGGTTGAATCAGAATTTGACACTATCAGCATTGATCTTGCTGAGTTAGTTGCTATG GAAATTGGTGTTAATATCAGAAGAATGCACACAGGTGAAGGTGTGGCCGAACCACGGCCTGCTGTTGTAACAGTTATGGGTCATGTTGATCATGGTAAAACATCGCTTCTGGATTCCCTACGGCAAACATCTGTTGCAGCTAAGGAAGCTGGCGGGATCACTCAGCATATAGGTGCCTTCGTTGTTGAGATGCAATCTGGAGCCTCTATCACATTTCTTGATACACCAGGGCATGCTGCATTTAGTGCTATGCGGGCCAGAGGTGCAGCTGTCACAGATATTGTAGTGCTTGTGGTTGCAGCAGATGATGGTGTGATGCCTCAAACCCTTGAAGCTATTTCGCATGCAAAGGTAGCAAATGTTCCCATTGTAGTTGCCATAAACAAATGTGACAAATCTGGAGCTGATCCTGAGAGGGTCAGAATTCAGCTTGGTTCGGAAGGGTTGCTTTTGGAGGATATGGGTGGTGATGTACAGGTTGTTGAAATTTCTGCATTATCAAAACTTGGTTTGGATAAACTGGAAGAGGCTTTATTTCTTCAGGCTGATATGATGGACCTAAAAGCCAGAACAGACGGGCCTGCTCAAGCTTTTGTGGTGGAGGCAAGGGTGGACAGGGGCAGGGGACCACTTGCAACAGCTATAGTTAAGTCTGGCACATTAGTTAGTGGGCAATACATTGTTGTGGGGGCAGAGTGGGGAAGAATTAGATCACTTAGAGACACCGCAGGGAAAGTAACAGAGTCTGCAAAACCCGCAATGCCTATTGAGATTGAGGGGCTAAGGGGCCTTCCAATGGCTGGGGATGATGTAGTGGTTGTTGACTCGGAGGAAAGGGCGAGAATGCTTAGTCAAGGGCGGAAGAAGAAACAGGAGAAAGATAGGCTTCAGAAGATTGATGAGGACATGACAGAGGAGGCAGAAATTGCAGATGAGACTCCTGAAAGAGTTGAGATGCCCATTATTGTCAAAGCTGATGTGCAGGGTAGTGTTCAAGCAGTTACAGATGCCTTAAGAAGTCTTAATAGTCCACAG GTGTTTGTGAATATTGTTCATGTTGGTGTCGGCCCAGTAAGTGAACATGACATTGATCTGGCGCAAGCATGCCGAGCATACATAGTTGGTTTCAACGTTCGCAATCCACCGAGTGCAATCACTCAAGGAGCAACACAAGCCAACATAAAG ATTTTGCTGCACAAGGTGATTTACCATCTCCTTGAGGAAATGGGAAGGCTGATTGTGGAGAAGGCACCAGGGACTGCTGAAACCCAAATTTCAGGGGAGGCTGAGGTTTTGAACATATTCGAGCTGAAAGGACGTAGCAAGTCAAAAGGGCCAGACATCAAGATTGCTGGCTGCCGGATAACAGATGGGCACTTCAGCAGATCCGGAACCATGAGACTGTTGAGAAGCGGAGATGTTGTCTTTGAAGGTCCATGTGCTTCTCTGAAGCGAGAGAAGCAGGATGCTGACACGCTCGACAAGGGTGACTGTGGATTGGTGATAGAGGATTGCGATGACTTCCAGGTTGGGGATACCATCCAGTGTTTGGAACAGGTGATGAGGAAACCCAAGTTCATATCAACACAAAGCGGCGCAGTCCGTATAGAGTGCTGA
- the LOC124665701 gene encoding translation initiation factor IF-2-like isoform X2 — translation MLAWSRKKEDVVGLKSPKKEKRVKREPRTQAPVEAPYVAPKPKITVKSSPDKTVEIFDGMTLHDLSKRSGASISALQNILADLGERVESEFDTISIDLAELVAMEIGVNIRRMHTGEGVAEPRPAVVTVMGHVDHGKTSLLDSLRQTSVAAKEAGGITQHIGAFVVEMQSGASITFLDTPGHAAFSAMRARGAAVTDIVVLVVAADDGVMPQTLEAISHAKVANVPIVVAINKCDKSGADPERVRIQLGSEGLLLEDMGGDVQVVEISALSKLGLDKLEEALFLQADMMDLKARTDGPAQAFVVEARVDRGRGPLATAIVKSGTLVSGQYIVVGAEWGRIRSLRDTAGKVTESAKPAMPIEIEGLRGLPMAGDDVVVVDSEERARMLSQGRKKKQEKDRLQKIDEDMTEEAEIADETPERVEMPIIVKADVQGSVQAVTDALRSLNSPQVFVNIVHVGVGPVSEHDIDLAQACRAYIVGFNVRNPPSAITQGATQANIKILLHKVIYHLLEEMGRLIVEKAPGTAETQISGEAEVLNIFELKGRSKSKGPDIKIAGCRITDGHFSRSGTMRLLRSGDVVFEGPCASLKREKQDADTLDKGDCGLVIEDCDDFQVGDTIQCLEQVMRKPKFISTQSGAVRIEC, via the exons ATGCTAGCATGGAGCCGGAAAAAGGAGGATGTTGTAGGGTTAAAATCACCAAAAAAGGAGAAGCGGGTGAAGAGAGAACCTAGGACTCAAGCTCCTGTAGAAGCGCCATATGTTGCACCAAAACCGAAGATTACCGTTAAATCATCACCAGATAAAACTGTTGAAATTTTTGATGGGATGACATTGCATGACCTATCTAAACGATCCGGTGCATCTATTAGTGCACTTCAAAACATACTTGCAGATCTTGGTGAAAGGGTTGAATCAGAATTTGACACTATCAGCATTGATCTTGCTGAGTTAGTTGCTATG GAAATTGGTGTTAATATCAGAAGAATGCACACAGGTGAAGGTGTGGCCGAACCACGGCCTGCTGTTGTAACAGTTATGGGTCATGTTGATCATGGTAAAACATCGCTTCTGGATTCCCTACGGCAAACATCTGTTGCAGCTAAGGAAGCTGGCGGGATCACTCAGCATATAGGTGCCTTCGTTGTTGAGATGCAATCTGGAGCCTCTATCACATTTCTTGATACACCAGGGCATGCTGCATTTAGTGCTATGCGGGCCAGAGGTGCAGCTGTCACAGATATTGTAGTGCTTGTGGTTGCAGCAGATGATGGTGTGATGCCTCAAACCCTTGAAGCTATTTCGCATGCAAAGGTAGCAAATGTTCCCATTGTAGTTGCCATAAACAAATGTGACAAATCTGGAGCTGATCCTGAGAGGGTCAGAATTCAGCTTGGTTCGGAAGGGTTGCTTTTGGAGGATATGGGTGGTGATGTACAGGTTGTTGAAATTTCTGCATTATCAAAACTTGGTTTGGATAAACTGGAAGAGGCTTTATTTCTTCAGGCTGATATGATGGACCTAAAAGCCAGAACAGACGGGCCTGCTCAAGCTTTTGTGGTGGAGGCAAGGGTGGACAGGGGCAGGGGACCACTTGCAACAGCTATAGTTAAGTCTGGCACATTAGTTAGTGGGCAATACATTGTTGTGGGGGCAGAGTGGGGAAGAATTAGATCACTTAGAGACACCGCAGGGAAAGTAACAGAGTCTGCAAAACCCGCAATGCCTATTGAGATTGAGGGGCTAAGGGGCCTTCCAATGGCTGGGGATGATGTAGTGGTTGTTGACTCGGAGGAAAGGGCGAGAATGCTTAGTCAAGGGCGGAAGAAGAAACAGGAGAAAGATAGGCTTCAGAAGATTGATGAGGACATGACAGAGGAGGCAGAAATTGCAGATGAGACTCCTGAAAGAGTTGAGATGCCCATTATTGTCAAAGCTGATGTGCAGGGTAGTGTTCAAGCAGTTACAGATGCCTTAAGAAGTCTTAATAGTCCACAG GTGTTTGTGAATATTGTTCATGTTGGTGTCGGCCCAGTAAGTGAACATGACATTGATCTGGCGCAAGCATGCCGAGCATACATAGTTGGTTTCAACGTTCGCAATCCACCGAGTGCAATCACTCAAGGAGCAACACAAGCCAACATAAAG ATTTTGCTGCACAAGGTGATTTACCATCTCCTTGAGGAAATGGGAAGGCTGATTGTGGAGAAGGCACCAGGGACTGCTGAAACCCAAATTTCAGGGGAGGCTGAGGTTTTGAACATATTCGAGCTGAAAGGACGTAGCAAGTCAAAAGGGCCAGACATCAAGATTGCTGGCTGCCGGATAACAGATGGGCACTTCAGCAGATCCGGAACCATGAGACTGTTGAGAAGCGGAGATGTTGTCTTTGAAGGTCCATGTGCTTCTCTGAAGCGAGAGAAGCAGGATGCTGACACGCTCGACAAGGGTGACTGTGGATTGGTGATAGAGGATTGCGATGACTTCCAGGTTGGGGATACCATCCAGTGTTTGGAACAGGTGATGAGGAAACCCAAGTTCATATCAACACAAAGCGGCGCAGTCCGTATAGAGTGCTGA